From a single Methanobacterium bryantii genomic region:
- a CDS encoding carbohydrate kinase family protein, with product MKKFDVVGFGALNVDKLYNVNKITCEDEESYITDFNRSCGGSAANTVIGLSKLGMKTGFIGKVSKDYDGKLLLENLQKEGVDTEGIIISEGRSGNVLGFVDNEGQRALYVDPGVNDLIKPDEVKLDYLENCRILHLASFVGESFKAQESIISEISEDIIVSLDPGRIYAERGINYLKNILNRTDIILTNEEELKYLTGNKYKTFKDGAEVLLESSINIVVVKRGDKSTYITNGDESYFIEPFDVKCIDTTGAGDAFNAGFLYGFLNNKNIEESGKLGNFIASCCIRESGAIKGLPKISELDKFDKIINI from the coding sequence ATGAAGAAGTTTGATGTAGTGGGATTTGGCGCATTAAATGTTGATAAACTTTATAATGTGAATAAAATAACCTGCGAAGATGAAGAATCTTATATAACTGATTTCAACAGATCATGTGGTGGATCTGCTGCAAATACAGTTATAGGACTTTCAAAATTAGGCATGAAAACGGGATTTATAGGTAAAGTTTCTAAAGATTATGATGGAAAACTTTTACTTGAAAACCTCCAAAAAGAGGGTGTAGATACTGAAGGTATTATTATTTCAGAGGGTAGAAGTGGTAATGTTCTCGGATTTGTGGATAATGAGGGGCAAAGAGCGCTGTATGTAGATCCGGGGGTCAATGATTTAATTAAGCCTGATGAAGTTAAATTAGATTATTTGGAAAATTGCAGGATATTACATCTTGCATCCTTTGTAGGTGAATCTTTTAAGGCTCAAGAAAGTATTATAAGTGAAATCTCCGAAGATATTATTGTAAGTCTAGATCCCGGAAGAATATATGCTGAAAGGGGCATTAACTATCTTAAAAATATTTTAAATAGAACAGATATTATTCTTACTAATGAAGAAGAATTAAAGTATTTAACTGGTAATAAATATAAAACATTTAAGGATGGAGCTGAAGTTTTACTGGAGTCCAGTATAAATATTGTAGTAGTTAAAAGAGGAGATAAAAGTACTTATATTACAAATGGTGATGAAAGCTATTTCATAGAGCCATTTGATGTTAAGTGTATTGATACAACAGGTGCAGGGGATGCATTTAACGCAGGATTTTTATATGGGTTTCTTAATAATAAGAACATTGAAGAATCAGGTAAATTAGGGAATTTTATTGCTTCATGTTGTATAAGGGAATCTGGGGCAATTAAAGGATTGCCAAAAATATCTGAATTGGATAAATTTGATAAAATAATTAACATATAA
- a CDS encoding CBS domain-containing protein produces MKVKEIMDKEYIYVSPDQDVVEVSLLMEKTKKFTTPVVDSEKRLIGWITSLEITKGFREGKKKVFDVMRSKEEIVNVHENDPARLAVLETTKHKVISIPVLNDDDVVVGVVRTFDIVETLSRLYEIKVYKIFEAMADELKGVSWDELMEASAIVTRRRTGQRITPQEYEKNIRDATFGEAIWATGGLEKFFVGLIAIGELVIARKVARARQ; encoded by the coding sequence ATGAAAGTTAAAGAAATTATGGATAAGGAATATATATACGTATCTCCGGATCAAGACGTAGTTGAAGTATCATTACTAATGGAAAAGACAAAGAAATTTACAACACCAGTTGTGGATAGTGAAAAGAGGTTAATTGGCTGGATAACTTCTCTTGAAATTACAAAGGGATTTAGAGAAGGTAAAAAGAAAGTGTTTGATGTCATGCGTTCTAAAGAGGAAATTGTTAATGTCCATGAGAATGATCCAGCAAGGTTAGCTGTTTTAGAAACTACAAAGCATAAAGTAATAAGTATACCAGTTTTAAATGATGATGATGTTGTAGTTGGCGTTGTAAGGACATTTGATATAGTAGAAACGCTTTCACGGCTCTATGAAATTAAAGTTTATAAAATATTTGAAGCTATGGCAGATGAACTTAAAGGAGTAAGCTGGGATGAACTCATGGAAGCATCTGCAATAGTTACCAGAAGGAGAACAGGCCAAAGAATTACACCACAAGAGTATGAGAAAAATATTAGAGATGCTACCTTTGGTGAGGCTATTTGGGCAACTGGTGGCCTTGAAAAATTCTTTGTTGGTTTAATTGCTATTGGTGAGCTTGTAATTGCAAGAAAAGTTGCAAGAGCAAGACAATAA
- a CDS encoding formylmethanofuran--tetrahydromethanopterin N-formyltransferase has protein sequence MNMENTYCEAFDGICCRVIVTADNNEILQRAAYDATATPGTVIGRVEGGIESWLNGDETPDGRKGAVLQIWYPKEDIKKFEVELSYRIRQDILVKPFTALFDASKNPAGKMDMMRDVGHCGDGYEWEEENYGRKMIVVPIAIPDFQIERDVGYMRGIMGANFWYMCSTKEAVMEAGREALNAIGEVKGAITPFDICSAASKPETNYPWIGPTTNHPYCPSLKKTLEEESMVPNNVKYIPEIVINGLNMDITKKAMKAGIEAVMDIDGVVSVSSGNYGGQLGDHKIYLNELFE, from the coding sequence ATGAACATGGAAAATACTTACTGTGAAGCATTTGATGGAATCTGCTGCAGGGTAATTGTAACAGCAGACAATAATGAAATCCTTCAAAGAGCAGCTTATGATGCAACAGCAACTCCTGGAACTGTTATTGGACGTGTTGAAGGAGGCATTGAAAGTTGGCTAAATGGTGATGAGACTCCTGATGGGAGAAAAGGAGCAGTGCTTCAGATATGGTACCCAAAAGAGGATATAAAGAAATTCGAAGTGGAATTATCATATAGAATAAGGCAGGATATACTTGTAAAACCTTTTACCGCACTTTTTGATGCTTCAAAGAATCCTGCTGGAAAAATGGATATGATGAGGGATGTAGGTCACTGCGGTGATGGTTATGAGTGGGAAGAAGAAAATTACGGGCGTAAAATGATAGTTGTGCCTATAGCTATCCCTGATTTCCAGATAGAACGTGATGTAGGGTACATGCGCGGAATTATGGGTGCAAATTTTTGGTATATGTGCAGTACTAAGGAAGCTGTAATGGAAGCTGGAAGGGAAGCATTGAATGCTATAGGTGAAGTTAAAGGCGCTATAACTCCTTTTGATATTTGTTCAGCGGCTTCTAAACCTGAAACAAATTATCCATGGATAGGACCAACAACAAATCATCCTTACTGCCCTTCACTTAAAAAAACTCTTGAAGAAGAATCAATGGTTCCTAATAATGTTAAATATATACCTGAAATCGTGATTAATGGTTTAAATATGGATATAACAAAGAAAGCTATGAAAGCAGGAATTGAAGCAGTAATGGATATTGATGGTGTTGTAAGTGTCTCTTCAGGAAATTATGGCGGTCAGTTAGGAGATCATAAGATATATTTAAATGAATTGTTTGAATAA
- a CDS encoding 4Fe-4S binding protein, whose product MDITFKKDKNVLKDEVIHKAMDLEEIKPEIEKYRLKRKCITISPECIRCNLCTEECPVSAISEAKATKPAKVLDNCVNCEICAQTCPVKSIHVIESTSDVEDEEVKYRLKELKVPHRTLKMKNIEVAEDKCISCGTCAKFCPTGAVNAEEGKPTVIDKSACVGCGACVNVCPENAIKLERELGPVLKTKELSIDREACVSCQVCEENCPVGAIKLEDGELVFSEDKCILCEVCSSKCPVSALKLERLSNES is encoded by the coding sequence ATGGACATAACATTTAAAAAGGACAAGAATGTGCTAAAAGACGAAGTCATCCATAAGGCTATGGATCTAGAAGAAATTAAACCAGAGATTGAAAAATATAGGCTGAAGAGGAAATGTATAACTATTTCTCCAGAGTGTATAAGGTGCAACTTGTGCACTGAAGAATGCCCTGTAAGTGCTATATCTGAAGCAAAAGCAACTAAACCTGCTAAAGTACTTGATAACTGCGTAAACTGTGAAATATGCGCCCAAACTTGTCCTGTAAAGAGTATACATGTTATAGAAAGTACATCTGATGTTGAGGATGAAGAAGTAAAATACCGTCTTAAAGAATTGAAGGTACCTCATAGAACCCTTAAAATGAAAAATATTGAAGTAGCTGAAGATAAATGTATTTCCTGTGGAACTTGCGCTAAATTCTGTCCTACAGGTGCAGTAAATGCTGAAGAGGGAAAACCAACTGTAATAGATAAATCAGCATGTGTCGGGTGTGGAGCGTGTGTTAACGTATGTCCAGAAAATGCGATAAAGCTTGAAAGGGAATTAGGGCCGGTACTAAAAACAAAAGAACTCTCAATTGATAGAGAAGCGTGTGTTTCCTGTCAAGTATGTGAAGAGAATTGCCCTGTAGGTGCTATTAAACTTGAAGATGGCGAATTAGTATTTTCTGAAGATAAATGTATTTTATGTGAAGTGTGTTCTAGTAAATGTCCAGTGAGCGCATTAAAACTTGAGAGGTTGTCCAATGAAAGTTAA
- a CDS encoding nitrite/sulfite reductase domain-containing protein, giving the protein MLENILEKGAVIQKDMETYAIIPYIPGGLVDPATLIKIANIAEKYNAKTLKVTSNQHIAIIGIKYGDINKIWEDLDMKPGGFIGKKVRSAKFCPGTTYCKKGEQDAVKMGMEIDENFQGMELPNKIKIGVSGCKNSCAESAVKDIGLIGTKRGWKLLVGGTCGIKPMIGQTFATNLSDGEVLGIISKI; this is encoded by the coding sequence ATGTTAGAAAATATTCTAGAAAAAGGAGCAGTAATTCAAAAAGATATGGAAACATATGCAATAATTCCATATATTCCAGGAGGCCTTGTTGACCCTGCCACATTAATAAAAATAGCAAATATTGCTGAAAAATACAATGCTAAAACACTAAAAGTGACTTCTAATCAGCATATTGCAATTATTGGGATTAAATATGGGGATATAAATAAAATTTGGGAAGATCTTGACATGAAACCTGGAGGATTCATAGGTAAAAAAGTTAGATCTGCCAAATTCTGTCCTGGAACTACCTACTGTAAAAAAGGTGAACAAGATGCTGTAAAAATGGGAATGGAAATTGATGAAAATTTTCAGGGAATGGAATTACCTAACAAAATAAAGATAGGTGTCTCAGGTTGTAAAAATTCATGTGCAGAATCTGCAGTTAAAGATATTGGCCTTATCGGAACTAAAAGAGGATGGAAACTACTTGTTGGTGGAACTTGTGGAATAAAACCAATGATAGGGCAAACATTTGCCACAAATTTATCAGATGGGGAGGTTTTAGGTATTATATCAAAAATATAG
- a CDS encoding tyrosine-type recombinase/integrase, with amino-acid sequence MQRADLKNTIDQIKREEVVQKWLKGLKESTKKPYLTALADFCVVTNKNPTTLLNITYQEQENRIPPWELQIDQWFIAYKDYCYERNYSKQTCQGRRAIVSSFFHMFKINTPTNLVRREKDKLIVKNERKGLTKQNIIDAINAAKSFKLKALVLTQATSGMAQIDVLKLTIKQFENGLIDIGNGCKICKISMRRTKTNQEHITFIGFEAVELIQKYLQHERGEYDPEWALFSAKKGIKKAFTANGYNSAIKRLNKRLGWENKKWLFGKLTTHMFRKFFETQLTDSGMVDEHLRHFMGWKPKDPLKQKYYLANSEELQKSYIQHLGYLCLNDVETLTIESKEYKELKEKYEKDAKARDEELEELKEQNELTRKLVEDLIREMKSNE; translated from the coding sequence ATGCAAAGAGCGGATTTAAAAAACACAATAGATCAGATCAAAAGAGAAGAAGTAGTGCAAAAATGGTTAAAGGGACTAAAAGAAAGCACTAAAAAACCTTATTTAACTGCCCTAGCTGACTTTTGTGTTGTAACAAATAAAAATCCAACAACACTGCTAAATATCACCTATCAAGAACAGGAAAACCGTATCCCTCCTTGGGAATTACAAATAGACCAATGGTTTATAGCATATAAGGACTACTGTTATGAAAGGAATTATTCAAAACAAACCTGTCAGGGGCGTAGAGCGATAGTAAGCAGCTTTTTTCACATGTTTAAAATAAATACTCCAACTAACTTAGTCAGACGAGAAAAAGACAAATTAATTGTTAAAAATGAACGTAAAGGTTTAACTAAACAAAACATAATTGATGCTATAAATGCTGCGAAATCATTCAAATTAAAGGCACTTGTTTTAACACAAGCTACTTCTGGTATGGCTCAAATTGATGTACTTAAATTAACCATAAAACAGTTTGAAAATGGATTGATTGATATAGGGAATGGCTGTAAAATTTGTAAAATCAGCATGAGAAGAACAAAAACTAATCAGGAACATATCACTTTTATAGGATTTGAAGCTGTTGAGTTAATACAGAAATATCTTCAACATGAAAGAGGAGAATATGATCCAGAATGGGCTTTATTTTCAGCTAAAAAAGGGATAAAAAAAGCTTTTACAGCAAATGGATATAATTCCGCTATTAAACGTTTAAATAAGCGTTTGGGATGGGAAAATAAAAAATGGTTGTTTGGTAAATTAACTACTCATATGTTCCGTAAGTTCTTTGAAACTCAACTAACTGATTCCGGCATGGTTGATGAGCATTTACGTCATTTTATGGGCTGGAAACCTAAGGATCCTTTAAAACAAAAATATTATCTTGCTAACTCGGAGGAGCTTCAAAAAAGTTATATCCAGCATTTAGGTTATTTATGCTTAAATGATGTTGAGACATTGACTATTGAAAGCAAGGAATACAAAGAATTAAAAGAAAAGTATGAAAAAGATGCTAAAGCAAGAGATGAAGAACTTGAAGAGTTAAAAGAGCAAAATGAACTGACAAGAAAATTAGTTGAAGATTTGATTAGAGAAATGAAAAGTAATGAATAA
- the hcp gene encoding hydroxylamine reductase: MNNEALDMFCYQCSQTARGTGCTVRGVCGKQPTVARLQDNLLFAIKGISAYLYHARELGYTDPEVDGFLERGFYSTLTNVNQDANEFVKMAVEAGNMNIKTMQLLKKAHIETYGEPEPTEVSTGTKKGHAIVATGHSLKALYELLKQTEGTGINVYTHSELLPAHGYPEFKKFDHLVGQLGGPWFDQRTTFTKYPVAALATSNCALIPTDAYKERMFTSGVAQLPGVQHIEGYDFTPLIEKAKSLPELEEEPGEKVFTTGFGASTVLALAPKIKELVEAGKIRRFFVVGGCDSPLQKATYYREFVKNLPEDTVVLTLACGKYRFNDLVLGDIEGIPRLIDLGQCNDAIVGIDIVAALSELFGLEINELPLTFVLSWMEQKAVAILWSLLALGIKGIYLGPIVPAWVNEDILNVLVENYDIKTLGDPVEDIKTIMG; this comes from the coding sequence ATGAATAATGAAGCATTAGACATGTTCTGTTACCAGTGTTCCCAAACCGCAAGGGGAACTGGATGTACTGTAAGAGGAGTATGTGGAAAACAACCAACGGTTGCCAGACTTCAAGACAACTTGCTATTTGCAATTAAAGGTATATCTGCTTACCTTTACCATGCAAGAGAATTAGGATATACCGACCCTGAAGTAGACGGATTTTTAGAAAGAGGGTTCTATTCAACACTGACAAATGTAAATCAAGATGCAAATGAATTTGTAAAAATGGCAGTCGAAGCCGGGAACATGAATATAAAAACAATGCAGCTTCTAAAGAAAGCACATATTGAAACATATGGCGAACCTGAACCAACAGAAGTAAGTACTGGAACTAAAAAAGGTCATGCAATAGTAGCAACCGGACACAGCTTAAAAGCATTATATGAACTGCTTAAACAAACAGAAGGAACAGGAATAAACGTTTACACTCATTCAGAGCTTCTTCCTGCGCATGGATACCCTGAATTTAAAAAATTCGATCATTTAGTTGGTCAATTAGGAGGACCTTGGTTTGACCAAAGGACAACATTTACAAAGTACCCTGTCGCAGCCCTTGCCACATCAAATTGTGCTTTAATACCAACAGATGCTTACAAGGAAAGAATGTTCACATCAGGAGTTGCACAGTTACCTGGAGTTCAACATATAGAAGGTTACGATTTTACACCATTAATTGAAAAAGCAAAATCATTACCTGAACTTGAAGAGGAACCTGGAGAAAAAGTATTCACAACTGGATTCGGTGCTTCCACAGTTCTTGCACTAGCACCAAAAATTAAAGAACTCGTAGAAGCAGGAAAAATAAGAAGATTCTTTGTTGTAGGTGGATGCGATTCACCATTACAAAAAGCCACTTATTACAGAGAATTTGTAAAAAATTTACCAGAAGACACAGTTGTACTAACATTAGCCTGTGGCAAATATAGATTCAACGACCTTGTACTTGGAGACATTGAAGGAATACCTAGATTAATAGACTTAGGTCAATGTAATGATGCAATAGTTGGAATTGACATTGTAGCAGCTTTATCTGAACTATTTGGACTTGAAATAAATGAACTTCCTCTGACTTTTGTTTTAAGCTGGATGGAACAAAAAGCAGTAGCTATACTGTGGAGTCTACTTGCACTCGGAATTAAAGGAATCTATCTCGGCCCAATTGTACCTGCATGGGTAAACGAAGACATTTTAAATGTTCTAGTTGAGAACTATGATATAAAGACATTGGGAGATCCAGTAGAAGATATAAAAACAATCATGGGATAA